In Actinoplanes sp. NBC_00393, a single genomic region encodes these proteins:
- a CDS encoding fasciclin domain-containing protein, which produces MRFTRLGQRAAAVATAAIVASALGAAPAQAAGKKPLKTKSLAAVLTADKSGFDHNGHDFDILAAAVGAVLKAKPSSPVGVLADGKTALTAFIPNDRAFQRLVADIKNSKRLPSEKKTFNAVAGLGIDTVEAVLLYHVVPGATITKKAALKSDNARLTTAAGSKIKVNVYGPRWHKRIALIDADRSDRNPRISKYDINKGNRQIAHSIDRVLRPINLP; this is translated from the coding sequence ATGAGGTTCACCCGACTGGGCCAGCGGGCCGCCGCCGTGGCGACCGCAGCGATCGTCGCCTCCGCCCTCGGTGCCGCCCCCGCGCAGGCAGCCGGAAAGAAGCCGCTCAAGACCAAGTCGCTCGCGGCGGTGCTGACCGCGGACAAGAGCGGCTTCGACCACAACGGCCACGACTTCGACATCCTGGCCGCCGCGGTCGGCGCCGTGCTCAAGGCCAAGCCGTCCAGCCCGGTCGGCGTGCTCGCCGACGGCAAGACCGCCCTCACCGCGTTCATCCCGAACGACCGGGCCTTCCAGCGGCTGGTCGCCGACATCAAGAACAGCAAGCGGCTGCCCAGCGAGAAGAAGACGTTCAATGCGGTCGCCGGGCTCGGCATCGACACCGTCGAGGCGGTGCTGCTCTACCACGTCGTGCCGGGCGCCACGATCACCAAGAAGGCGGCGCTCAAGTCCGACAACGCCCGCCTGACCACCGCCGCCGGTTCCAAGATCAAGGTCAATGTTTACGGGCCGCGCTGGCACAAGCGCATTGCTCTGATCGACGCGGACCGCAGCGACCGTAACCCGCGCATCAGCAAGTACGACATCAACAAGGGCAACCGGCAGATCGCCCACAGCATCGACCGGGTCCTGCGCCCGATCAACCTGCCCTGA
- a CDS encoding Cmx/CmrA family chloramphenicol efflux MFS transporter has translation MPLALYLLALAVFAMGTSEFMLAGLVPDIAASLDVAVGTAGLLTSAFAVGMILGAPCMAAFTRRLPTRATLLGCVAVFAVCHVVAATTASFAVLFASRIVAAVANAGFLAVALSTATLLVAPNQKGRALAVLLSGTTIATVAGVPAGALLGTAWGWRATFWAVALLCVPAAVGILTGVRRRTQDAPERSRNAPSLAYEVAQLRAPRLLVAMLLAALLNGGTFTAFTFLAPLITGTAGLDPWWVPVALVLFGAGSFLGVTAAGRLADQHPRTTLVTAAPVLVLGWLLLALLAEHPVAVLVLMFAQGMLAFAAGSTLIARVLYAASDAPTMGGSYATAALNIGAAAGPALGAVALTGSSNLGPVRAAFALSTVALLLMLPTLRLIAPKDRSMEAVG, from the coding sequence ATGCCTCTTGCTCTCTATCTGCTTGCTCTGGCTGTGTTCGCCATGGGCACCTCGGAATTCATGCTCGCCGGCCTCGTGCCGGACATCGCGGCCAGTCTTGACGTCGCTGTCGGGACCGCCGGTCTGCTCACTTCTGCTTTCGCGGTAGGGATGATCCTCGGCGCGCCCTGCATGGCCGCGTTCACTCGCCGGTTGCCCACCCGGGCCACGCTCCTCGGATGTGTGGCCGTCTTCGCGGTCTGCCACGTGGTTGCCGCGACCACCGCGTCGTTCGCCGTGCTGTTCGCCAGCCGTATCGTGGCTGCCGTTGCCAACGCCGGTTTCCTGGCCGTCGCGCTCAGTACCGCGACCCTGCTCGTGGCGCCGAACCAGAAGGGCCGGGCGCTGGCGGTCCTGCTGTCCGGTACGACGATCGCCACGGTCGCCGGCGTGCCCGCCGGAGCGCTTCTCGGGACAGCATGGGGCTGGCGGGCCACTTTCTGGGCGGTCGCGCTGCTGTGCGTGCCCGCGGCTGTCGGTATCCTCACCGGCGTCCGCCGCCGCACGCAGGATGCGCCGGAGCGATCGCGCAACGCTCCTTCTCTCGCGTACGAGGTAGCGCAGCTCCGCGCGCCCCGCCTGCTCGTGGCGATGCTGTTGGCTGCGCTGCTCAACGGTGGCACCTTCACCGCTTTCACCTTCCTCGCACCGCTCATCACCGGGACCGCGGGCCTGGACCCGTGGTGGGTGCCGGTGGCGCTGGTGTTGTTCGGCGCCGGTTCCTTCCTCGGAGTCACCGCCGCCGGACGGCTGGCCGACCAGCACCCTCGCACGACCCTTGTCACAGCCGCCCCCGTCCTGGTTCTCGGCTGGCTGCTGCTCGCGCTGCTCGCCGAGCACCCTGTCGCGGTGCTCGTCCTGATGTTCGCCCAGGGCATGCTTGCTTTCGCGGCGGGAAGCACCCTGATCGCCCGGGTGCTCTACGCGGCATCGGACGCTCCGACCATGGGTGGTTCCTACGCGACCGCCGCTCTCAACATCGGGGCGGCCGCCGGACCGGCCTTGGGGGCCGTAGCACTAACCGGCTCCAGCAACCTGGGGCCCGTTCGGGCGGCGTTCGCTCTGTCT
- a CDS encoding nuclear transport factor 2 family protein: MESARAQLQELAARYAAGVDRRDRELLLSTMHPQARVHIPARRIELVGHEQIPRLLELLARFEKTFHLVGNACYEVDGDTASGEVYCQAHHLRSGLDFTTINRYQDVYARTDDGWRFTERIILIDWTYTVAARSL, from the coding sequence GTGGAGTCAGCGCGAGCACAGCTACAGGAACTCGCCGCCCGTTATGCCGCCGGGGTGGACCGGCGGGACCGGGAACTGCTGTTGTCCACGATGCATCCGCAGGCGCGCGTCCACATCCCGGCGAGGCGGATCGAGCTCGTCGGCCACGAGCAGATCCCGCGGCTGCTCGAGCTGCTGGCCCGCTTCGAGAAGACGTTTCACCTGGTCGGCAACGCCTGCTACGAGGTCGACGGCGACACCGCCTCCGGAGAGGTGTACTGCCAGGCGCACCACCTGAGGAGCGGCCTGGACTTCACCACGATCAACCGCTACCAGGACGTCTACGCCCGCACCGACGACGGCTGGCGCTTCACCGAGCGGATCATCCTGATCGACTGGACGTACACGGTTGCGGCCCGATCTCTCTGA
- a CDS encoding SDR family oxidoreductase: MSERKTILITGASSGFGALTARTLADSGHTVYAGMREVSGRNAAKVQDNARYAREHRVDLRTVELDVVSDASVAAAAAQVLGEAGRIDVLIHNAGHMMSGPAEAFTPQQLAQLYDVNVLSTQRVNRAVLPSMRERGEGLVIWVSSSSVKGGTPPYLAPYFAAKAGMDSLAVSYAAELARWGLETSIVVPGSFTRGTNHFANSGKPADTATADAYERHYAGLVDQVAQKLAALSPADADASMVSDEIARIVALPAGQRPFRVHIDPAGDGSEQVSDVADRVRREFLARVGLADLLSARAGS; the protein is encoded by the coding sequence ATGAGCGAGCGGAAGACCATCCTGATCACCGGCGCGTCCAGCGGCTTCGGCGCCTTGACGGCGCGGACCCTGGCCGATTCCGGCCACACCGTCTACGCCGGCATGCGCGAGGTGTCCGGGCGCAACGCCGCCAAGGTCCAGGACAACGCGCGGTACGCCCGGGAGCACCGCGTCGACCTGCGAACTGTCGAGCTCGACGTGGTCTCGGACGCGTCCGTGGCGGCCGCCGCGGCGCAGGTGCTCGGCGAGGCGGGCCGGATCGACGTACTGATCCACAACGCCGGGCACATGATGAGCGGCCCCGCCGAAGCCTTCACCCCGCAGCAGCTGGCGCAGCTGTATGACGTCAACGTGCTCTCCACCCAGCGGGTCAACCGCGCCGTCCTGCCGTCGATGCGCGAGCGCGGCGAAGGCCTGGTCATCTGGGTGTCGAGCTCCAGTGTCAAGGGCGGCACCCCGCCGTACCTCGCGCCCTATTTCGCTGCCAAGGCCGGCATGGACTCGCTCGCGGTCAGCTATGCCGCCGAGCTCGCCCGCTGGGGCCTGGAGACCTCGATCGTGGTGCCGGGCTCCTTCACCAGAGGAACCAACCACTTCGCGAACAGCGGCAAGCCGGCCGACACCGCGACCGCCGACGCCTACGAGCGGCACTACGCCGGCCTGGTCGACCAGGTGGCGCAGAAGCTGGCCGCGTTGTCGCCCGCCGATGCCGACGCCTCGATGGTCTCCGACGAGATCGCCCGGATCGTCGCCCTGCCCGCCGGGCAGCGGCCGTTCCGGGTGCACATCGATCCGGCCGGCGACGGCTCCGAGCAGGTCAGCGACGTCGCCGACCGGGTCCGGCGCGAATTCCTCGCCCGCGTGGGCCTGGCGGATCTGCTGTCGGCCCGCGCCGGTTCCTAG
- a CDS encoding STAS domain-containing protein, whose amino-acid sequence MVEPHEYDVTSGPVPLRISVSSHPTGTITLRLAGDLDYGTASQLAGSVEQQLSSHPARLCIDLDGVAFLDAAGVRVLLQCRARADDARCRLQASSPQPLVHQVLHIIGLTEGFGLPAPQGHAWQRSRTRPPRRPLPPTSAADTIEVARALIAEARALRRQSQAVCAAVAVLAARQGGGVAVRAI is encoded by the coding sequence ATGGTCGAACCTCACGAATACGACGTGACATCAGGTCCGGTTCCGCTACGGATCTCGGTGAGCTCCCACCCCACCGGCACCATCACTCTGCGGCTGGCCGGCGATCTCGACTACGGCACAGCGTCCCAACTGGCCGGGTCGGTGGAGCAACAGCTGTCGTCCCACCCGGCGCGCCTGTGCATCGACCTGGACGGGGTCGCGTTCCTGGACGCCGCCGGCGTCCGGGTCCTGTTGCAGTGCCGCGCGCGTGCCGACGATGCCCGTTGCCGGCTGCAGGCCAGCAGCCCGCAGCCGCTGGTCCATCAGGTTCTGCACATCATCGGCCTGACCGAGGGATTCGGCCTTCCCGCCCCGCAGGGACACGCGTGGCAGCGATCAAGGACCCGCCCGCCTCGCCGTCCCCTGCCACCGACGTCGGCGGCCGACACGATCGAGGTGGCCCGAGCGCTGATCGCCGAGGCTCGCGCTCTACGGCGTCAGTCACAGGCAGTCTGCGCCGCTGTGGCGGTGCTGGCTGCAAGGCAGGGCGGCGGCGTGGCCGTCAGAGCCATTTGA
- a CDS encoding zinc-dependent alcohol dehydrogenase, protein MQAMVYRGPYRVRVEEKDRPKIEHPNDAIVRVTRAAICGSDLHLYHGMMPDTRVGMTFGHEFVGVVDDVGPSVQNLRPGDRVMVPFNVFCGTCFFCARGMYANCHNVNPNATAVGGIYGYSHTCGGYDGGQAEFVRVPFADVGPSLIPEWMDEDDAVLLTDAVATGYFGAQLGGIVEGDVVVVFGAGPVGLYAAKSAWLMGAGRVIVIDHLDFRLEKARTFAHAETYNFAEHDDIVVHMKKITDHLGADVAIDAVGAEADGNLLQHVTAAKLKLQGGSPVALNWAIDAVRKGGTVSVMGAYGPMFSAVKFGDAMNKGLTLRMNQCPVKRQWPRLFEHVRNGYFKPSDLVTHRIPLEHIAEGYHIFSAKLDNCIKPLIVPNAA, encoded by the coding sequence ATGCAAGCCATGGTTTACCGCGGTCCGTACCGCGTGCGCGTCGAGGAGAAGGACCGGCCGAAGATCGAACACCCGAACGATGCGATCGTACGGGTGACCCGCGCCGCCATCTGCGGCTCCGACCTGCACCTCTACCACGGCATGATGCCGGACACCCGGGTCGGGATGACCTTCGGCCACGAGTTCGTCGGGGTGGTCGACGACGTCGGCCCGTCGGTGCAGAACCTGAGACCCGGTGACCGGGTGATGGTGCCGTTCAACGTCTTCTGCGGCACCTGCTTCTTCTGCGCCCGCGGCATGTACGCGAACTGTCACAACGTGAACCCGAACGCCACCGCGGTCGGCGGCATCTACGGCTACTCGCACACCTGCGGCGGCTACGACGGCGGCCAGGCCGAGTTCGTCCGGGTGCCGTTCGCCGACGTCGGGCCCAGCCTCATCCCGGAGTGGATGGACGAGGACGACGCGGTGCTGCTCACCGACGCCGTGGCGACCGGATACTTCGGCGCCCAGCTCGGCGGCATCGTGGAGGGCGACGTGGTGGTGGTCTTCGGCGCCGGCCCGGTGGGGCTCTACGCGGCGAAGTCGGCCTGGCTGATGGGCGCCGGCCGGGTGATCGTCATCGACCACCTGGACTTCCGGCTGGAGAAGGCCCGCACGTTCGCGCACGCCGAGACGTACAACTTCGCCGAGCACGACGACATCGTCGTGCACATGAAGAAGATCACCGATCATCTCGGCGCCGACGTGGCCATCGACGCCGTCGGCGCCGAGGCCGACGGCAACCTGCTGCAGCACGTCACGGCCGCGAAGCTGAAGCTGCAGGGCGGCTCGCCGGTGGCGCTCAACTGGGCCATCGATGCGGTACGCAAGGGCGGCACCGTCTCGGTGATGGGCGCGTACGGTCCGATGTTCAGCGCGGTCAAGTTCGGTGACGCCATGAACAAGGGCCTCACCCTGCGGATGAACCAGTGCCCGGTGAAACGCCAGTGGCCGCGCCTGTTCGAGCACGTCCGCAACGGCTACTTCAAGCCCAGCGACCTGGTCACGCACCGGATCCCGCTGGAGCACATCGCCGAGGGCTACCACATCTTCTCGGCGAAGCTGGACAACTGCATCAAGCCGCTCATCGTTCCGAACGCCGCGTAG
- a CDS encoding Fur family transcriptional regulator, with protein sequence MPNTTRSTRQRGEVMALLQQVDGARSAQQLHMMLRERGAKVGLTTVYRTLQLLVDAGEADGTRLPGGEQVFRLCSPTHHHHLVCRTCGKTIEVDGPAVERWADEVAADNGFTDVSHTIEIFGRCRDCAA encoded by the coding sequence ATGCCGAACACCACCCGCAGCACCCGCCAGCGTGGCGAGGTGATGGCCCTGCTGCAGCAGGTGGACGGCGCCCGCAGCGCCCAGCAGCTGCACATGATGTTGCGCGAGCGCGGCGCCAAGGTGGGCCTGACCACGGTCTACCGCACACTGCAGCTGCTGGTCGACGCCGGCGAGGCGGACGGCACCCGCCTGCCCGGTGGTGAGCAGGTGTTCCGGCTGTGCAGCCCGACCCATCACCACCACCTCGTCTGCCGCACCTGCGGCAAGACGATCGAGGTGGACGGCCCCGCCGTCGAACGCTGGGCCGACGAGGTGGCCGCCGACAACGGCTTCACCGACGTCAGCCACACCATCGAGATCTTCGGCAGGTGCCGCGACTGCGCCGCGTGA
- a CDS encoding SDR family oxidoreductase: protein MTTSNQPRVALVTGGSGGIGRAVVQRLLEDGFAVAVHYAGNATRATEIVEAAVKSGQQAIAVGGDVADEQAMTAAFDAVETAFGGIDVVVNTAGIMLLAPIATLDLDDLDRMHRTNIRGTFVVSQLAANRLRAGGAIINFSTSVTRTQFPAYGAYVASKAAVEAMTLVLARELRGKDITVNAVAPGPTATPLFLDGKDETAIANLAKAAPLERLGQPEDIAESVAFLAGPARWVNGQVLFTNGGLA, encoded by the coding sequence ATGACCACCAGCAACCAACCGCGCGTCGCCCTCGTCACCGGCGGGTCCGGCGGCATCGGCCGCGCCGTCGTGCAGCGCCTGCTGGAGGACGGGTTCGCCGTCGCCGTGCACTATGCGGGCAACGCCACCCGCGCCACCGAGATCGTCGAAGCAGCCGTCAAGTCCGGCCAGCAGGCGATCGCCGTCGGCGGTGATGTCGCCGACGAGCAGGCCATGACCGCGGCGTTCGACGCGGTCGAGACCGCGTTCGGCGGGATCGACGTCGTGGTGAACACCGCGGGCATCATGCTGCTGGCGCCGATCGCCACGCTCGACCTGGACGACCTGGACCGCATGCACCGCACCAACATCCGCGGCACCTTCGTCGTGTCCCAGCTGGCGGCCAACCGGCTGCGCGCCGGCGGGGCCATCATCAACTTCTCCACCAGCGTCACCCGGACCCAGTTCCCCGCCTACGGCGCCTACGTCGCGAGCAAGGCCGCGGTCGAGGCGATGACCCTGGTCCTGGCCCGCGAGCTGCGCGGGAAGGACATCACGGTCAACGCCGTCGCTCCCGGTCCCACGGCCACTCCGCTGTTCCTGGACGGCAAGGACGAGACCGCCATCGCGAACCTGGCCAAGGCCGCGCCCCTGGAGCGCCTCGGTCAGCCCGAGGACATCGCCGAGTCCGTCGCGTTCCTGGCCGGTCCCGCGCGCTGGGTGAACGGGCAGGTGCTGTTCACCAACGGCGGCCTGGCCTGA
- a CDS encoding ATP-binding protein, protein MSTSPPFRDRHSERGALDQLLTSVRASQSRVLVVRGEAGVGKSVLLDYLVRSASGFRVARASGHEYEMELTYAGLHQLCGPLLDLRERLPGPQRDALAATFGLSSAPAPDRFVVGLGVLGLLSAVTAEQPLLWVIDDAQWLDKTSAQTLAFVARRLLAEPVALVFAVREPSTVPELTGLPELLVEGLGHSDSRALLDAALPGRLDELVRDRIVAESRGNPLALLELPQSLTPTELAGGFGVLDASPLANRIEQSFLRRLDSLPAETRQLLLTAAADPVGDVALLWRAADRLGLGADALAPAQSAGLIDVRGRVRFRHPLVRSAVYGTATLPERERAHRALAEATDPEVDPDRRAWHRAHATTTPDEDIAAELERSAERAAQRGGIAATAAFLERAAELTPDPVRRGQRALTAAKATFESGAPDAADKLLAVAGLSPLDELQRARLARLRAQIVFALRRGSDAPPLLLDAADRLAPLNNGSAREAYLEALGAAIFAGRLNESVGPREVAAAARRAPAAQQPPRPIDLLLDGLATRFTDGYVAGVEPLRRALHAFGQGAGGDPGETMRWFWLPWLVAGDLWDHALWHDVATEAIRLCRDAGALIMLPLALGNRAAVHLFAGEFAAAESLAEEAIAITDATGNAPVRFSSLLLAAWRGSETEALEYANWGLEHILGRGEGRGVGGHGYATAVLFNGLGRYEDALVSARTACAYDDLGIYGFALVELIEAGVRSGALDEAAAALQRLEERTSAAGTPWALGVQAWCTALLSEGAAAEAGYREAIERLARSQVAIHLARAHLVYGEWLRRENRRTDAREHLRTAHDMFSRTGAGAFAERAHRELLATGGAARRRTVDTRELLTPQEGQIARLAREGLSNPEIGAQLFISPRTVQYHLGKVFTKLEITSRSQLGRLPESRLRAV, encoded by the coding sequence ATGTCGACGAGCCCACCATTTCGCGATCGGCACAGCGAGCGCGGCGCCCTGGACCAACTGTTGACGAGCGTGCGGGCGAGTCAGAGCCGGGTGCTGGTCGTGCGCGGCGAGGCCGGGGTCGGCAAGTCGGTGTTGCTGGACTATCTGGTGCGCAGCGCGTCCGGTTTTCGCGTCGCCCGGGCGTCCGGCCATGAGTACGAGATGGAGCTCACCTACGCCGGCCTGCATCAACTGTGCGGCCCGCTGCTCGACCTGCGCGAGCGGCTGCCCGGACCGCAGCGCGACGCCCTGGCGGCGACCTTCGGTCTGAGTTCGGCGCCGGCCCCGGACCGTTTCGTCGTCGGTCTCGGCGTGCTCGGCCTGCTCTCGGCGGTCACCGCGGAGCAACCCCTGCTCTGGGTGATCGACGACGCGCAGTGGCTGGACAAGACGTCGGCGCAGACGCTCGCGTTCGTCGCGCGCCGGCTGCTCGCCGAGCCGGTCGCCCTGGTGTTCGCGGTCCGTGAGCCGAGCACCGTCCCGGAGCTGACCGGGCTGCCCGAGCTGCTGGTCGAGGGGCTCGGTCACAGCGACTCCCGGGCGCTGCTGGATGCGGCCCTGCCCGGCCGCCTGGACGAGCTCGTCCGGGACCGGATCGTCGCGGAGTCGCGGGGCAACCCGCTGGCCCTGCTCGAACTGCCGCAGAGTCTCACGCCGACCGAATTGGCGGGCGGGTTCGGCGTACTCGATGCGTCGCCGTTGGCCAATCGGATCGAGCAGAGCTTCCTGCGCAGGCTCGACTCGCTGCCCGCCGAGACCCGGCAGCTGCTGCTGACCGCGGCGGCCGATCCGGTGGGTGACGTCGCCCTGCTCTGGCGCGCCGCCGACCGGCTCGGACTGGGCGCGGATGCGCTGGCGCCGGCGCAGTCGGCGGGACTGATCGACGTGCGCGGCCGGGTGCGGTTCCGCCATCCGCTGGTGCGGTCCGCGGTCTACGGCACCGCGACGCTGCCGGAACGGGAGCGGGCGCATCGAGCGCTTGCGGAGGCCACTGATCCGGAGGTCGATCCGGACCGCCGGGCGTGGCACCGCGCCCACGCGACCACCACACCGGACGAGGACATCGCCGCGGAGCTGGAGCGTTCGGCGGAACGGGCGGCGCAGCGCGGCGGCATCGCGGCGACGGCCGCGTTCCTCGAGCGGGCGGCCGAGCTGACTCCCGACCCGGTGCGCCGTGGCCAGCGCGCGCTGACCGCCGCGAAGGCCACGTTCGAGTCGGGAGCGCCGGACGCCGCGGACAAGCTGCTGGCGGTCGCCGGGTTGAGTCCCCTCGACGAGCTGCAACGTGCCAGGCTGGCACGGCTGCGCGCCCAGATCGTCTTCGCCCTGCGGCGTGGCAGCGACGCACCGCCGCTGCTGCTCGACGCCGCCGACCGGCTCGCGCCGCTGAACAACGGGTCGGCGCGCGAGGCGTACCTGGAAGCGCTCGGAGCGGCGATCTTCGCCGGCCGCCTCAACGAGAGCGTCGGCCCGCGCGAGGTGGCCGCGGCCGCCCGCCGCGCGCCCGCCGCGCAACAGCCGCCCCGGCCGATCGACCTGCTGCTGGACGGTCTGGCAACCCGGTTCACGGACGGATATGTCGCCGGTGTGGAGCCGCTGCGGCGTGCGCTGCACGCGTTCGGGCAGGGCGCCGGCGGCGACCCGGGCGAGACGATGCGGTGGTTCTGGCTGCCGTGGCTGGTCGCCGGTGATCTGTGGGACCACGCGTTGTGGCACGACGTGGCCACCGAGGCGATCCGGCTCTGCCGCGACGCCGGCGCGCTGATCATGCTGCCGCTGGCGCTGGGCAACCGGGCCGCCGTGCACCTGTTCGCCGGAGAGTTCGCGGCGGCTGAGTCGCTGGCCGAGGAGGCGATCGCGATCACCGACGCCACCGGCAACGCCCCGGTGCGGTTCTCCTCGCTGCTGCTCGCCGCCTGGCGCGGCTCCGAGACCGAGGCCCTGGAGTACGCGAACTGGGGCTTGGAACACATCCTCGGGCGCGGTGAGGGACGAGGGGTCGGTGGGCACGGCTACGCGACCGCAGTGCTGTTCAACGGGCTCGGCCGCTATGAGGATGCGCTGGTCAGCGCCCGCACCGCATGCGCGTACGACGACCTGGGCATCTACGGTTTCGCCCTGGTCGAGCTGATCGAGGCGGGGGTCCGCAGCGGCGCTCTGGATGAGGCCGCCGCGGCCCTGCAGCGGCTCGAGGAGCGCACGAGCGCGGCCGGTACGCCGTGGGCGCTCGGCGTGCAGGCCTGGTGCACCGCCCTGCTGAGCGAGGGCGCGGCCGCCGAGGCCGGCTACCGGGAGGCGATCGAGCGGCTCGCCCGCAGTCAGGTCGCCATCCACCTCGCCCGCGCCCACCTGGTGTACGGCGAATGGCTGCGCCGCGAGAACCGCCGCACGGACGCGCGCGAGCACCTTCGGACCGCGCACGACATGTTCAGCCGTACCGGTGCCGGGGCCTTCGCCGAGCGCGCCCACCGCGAGCTGCTGGCCACCGGTGGGGCCGCGCGCCGGCGCACAGTCGACACCCGTGAACTGCTCACTCCCCAGGAGGGCCAGATCGCGCGACTCGCCCGCGAGGGCCTGTCCAATCCGGAGATCGGCGCCCAGCTGTTCATCAGCCCGCGGACGGTGCAGTACCACCTGGGCAAGGTCTTCACCAAGCTGGAGATCACGTCACGCAGCCAGCTCGGCCGGCTCCCGGAGAGCCGGCTCCGCGCGGTCTGA
- a CDS encoding TetR-like C-terminal domain-containing protein, producing the protein MTSQPEHAGPRSRGRGRRPIEHVRADALRATGEIVLAEGIAHLTFERVAKAAAVSKTTLYKLWPSPAALALDAYFHAVADTLAFDDTADIRADLLHQLHSFARVMRTPGGRALLELIGAAQTDPALATSYRTLYSTARRKLAYERLTRAQEQGQIRPGVDVRVLVDQLWGAVYHRLLIPDEPVTDDFVEALVANLFDGVELTASDAPGPSEVRGGGTAATIP; encoded by the coding sequence GTGACGTCGCAGCCGGAGCACGCCGGGCCGCGTTCGCGGGGACGCGGCCGGCGGCCCATCGAGCACGTGCGGGCCGATGCGCTGCGCGCCACCGGGGAGATCGTTCTCGCCGAGGGCATCGCGCACCTGACCTTCGAGCGGGTCGCGAAGGCCGCAGCGGTCAGCAAGACGACGCTCTACAAGCTGTGGCCCTCCCCCGCCGCGCTGGCCCTGGACGCCTACTTCCATGCGGTCGCCGACACGCTGGCCTTCGACGACACCGCCGACATCCGGGCGGACCTGCTGCACCAGCTGCACAGTTTCGCCCGGGTGATGCGTACCCCCGGCGGGCGGGCCCTGCTCGAGCTGATCGGCGCCGCGCAGACCGACCCCGCCCTGGCCACGTCCTACCGCACCCTGTACTCGACGGCCCGCCGCAAGCTCGCCTACGAGCGTCTCACCCGGGCGCAGGAACAGGGGCAGATCCGCCCCGGCGTGGACGTCCGCGTGCTCGTCGATCAGCTCTGGGGAGCGGTCTACCACCGGCTTCTGATCCCGGACGAGCCGGTCACCGACGACTTCGTCGAAGCGCTCGTCGCGAATCTGTTCGACGGCGTCGAATTGACTGCATCTGATGCGCCCGGTCCGAGCGAAGTACGGGGTGGTGGCACCGCAGCCACCATCCCGTAG